The Calorimonas adulescens genome has a segment encoding these proteins:
- a CDS encoding type 1 glutamine amidotransferase domain-containing protein — protein MSLNGKKYIMLVEEGFEDLELWYPVIRLREEGAEVKLLGREKGKTYIGKHGVPAVSDCTVADVSADGIDGLLVPGGWAPDKLRRDKGILELVREVNEQGKLVAAICHAGWVLASAGMLKGRKMTCVSAIVDDMVNAGASYIDQEVVVDGNLITSRTPDDLPAYMREIVKRESK, from the coding sequence ATGAGCTTGAATGGTAAGAAATACATTATGCTGGTAGAGGAAGGTTTTGAGGACTTAGAGTTATGGTACCCAGTAATTAGGCTCAGGGAAGAGGGAGCAGAGGTCAAGCTCCTGGGGAGAGAGAAAGGCAAGACCTACATCGGCAAACACGGCGTCCCAGCAGTGAGCGACTGCACCGTTGCAGATGTAAGCGCAGACGGGATAGATGGTCTCCTGGTACCTGGAGGCTGGGCACCGGACAAGTTGAGAAGGGATAAGGGCATATTAGAACTGGTTAGGGAGGTAAACGAACAGGGCAAACTCGTGGCTGCCATATGCCATGCAGGCTGGGTGCTGGCCTCCGCTGGTATGCTCAAAGGTAGGAAGATGACCTGCGTATCGGCAATAGTGGATGATATGGTAAATGCAGGTGCTTCCTACATTGACCAGGAGGTAGTGGTCGATGGCAACCTTATCACTTCAAGGACTCCTGATGACCTGCCAGCGTATATGCGGGAGATAGTAAAGAGGGAAAGTAAATAA
- a CDS encoding mechanosensitive ion channel family protein produces MWESLVSAINDRIAAINFADFISKGIGILIVIIVAGIAIRTGSFIIARFVSGRSSKMNLPVEERRLKTLASILKSVLRYTVYFIAGMTILDTLGVPMTSIIATAGIGGLAVGFGAQNLVKDVIAGFFMLLEDQISVGDYVTIEGISGTVTGIGLRVTTIQGFTGEINIIPNGSITKVVNYSRANNKAIVDVSISYESDIDKAISVMKSVGGKLMEENQNIVEEPNVLGVVSLGDAGVTIRMVTTVKPTTQWSVERELRKRIKEAFEQEGIEIPYPRRVVIQKEA; encoded by the coding sequence ATGTGGGAATCTCTAGTAAGCGCCATAAACGATAGGATAGCTGCCATAAATTTTGCTGACTTTATATCAAAGGGAATAGGTATACTGATAGTAATTATTGTTGCCGGTATTGCCATAAGGACAGGCAGTTTTATTATTGCCCGTTTTGTCAGTGGCAGAAGCAGCAAAATGAATCTTCCTGTAGAGGAGAGACGGCTCAAGACGCTGGCAAGTATATTAAAGAGCGTTCTCAGGTATACAGTGTATTTCATTGCTGGAATGACAATACTGGACACATTGGGGGTACCAATGACTTCTATAATAGCAACGGCTGGAATTGGCGGCCTGGCCGTGGGTTTTGGAGCCCAGAACCTTGTCAAGGATGTAATCGCAGGCTTCTTTATGCTTTTGGAAGACCAGATATCGGTTGGCGACTATGTAACTATTGAAGGCATATCAGGTACAGTTACCGGGATTGGGCTTCGGGTCACGACCATCCAGGGTTTTACAGGAGAGATCAATATAATTCCCAATGGCTCTATAACAAAGGTTGTAAACTACTCAAGGGCTAACAATAAGGCTATAGTGGATGTAAGCATATCCTATGAGTCGGATATAGATAAGGCAATTTCGGTAATGAAGAGCGTGGGGGGAAAATTAATGGAAGAAAACCAAAACATAGTTGAAGAGCCAAATGTCCTCGGTGTAGTGAGTCTTGGTGACGCTGGCGTTACAATACGCATGGTCACTACTGTAAAGCCGACCACACAATGGAGTGTGGAGAGAGAACTCAGGAAAAGGATAAAAGAGGCCTTTGAACAGGAAGGTATAGAGATTCCTTACCCGCGGAGGGTGGTTATTCAGAAGGAGGCTTGA
- a CDS encoding M48 family metallopeptidase: MAFSFNRFWYIMIGITVVFLGLYLWFTTFPGRPAGDAYRYFTEGDIVSARAYASASRMVSAINFSVELSFLIWFTMGTAGRYLSDWCEKVAGRYTLSILLYFFILWVILRIINLPFSLYSGYFLQKQWGFSTQTLMSWWMDYIKSAALDLVLSATGVILLFFAVNRWPGTWHITAWAFISLWLVVQTFLWPILVEPLFNKFEAAKDPQIIAMVKELADKAGIPVNQVLIMDASRRTTKANAYFTGIGRIKRIVLYDTLLKDYPEDEVRAVIAHEMGHWRQGHIVKGLLESSLGILIMLLILHTFMKIDIHFNGSYPPYLWAYLTLFFVLASYIANPIYNYESRRMETEADRISVMLTEDPNSVIKLQVDLAKRNLSDMSPPLFIEWFAYTHPSTMHRIEMVEKIKPPSE; the protein is encoded by the coding sequence GGCTTTTAGTTTTAACCGGTTCTGGTACATTATGATTGGCATCACAGTTGTATTCTTAGGGTTATACCTGTGGTTTACTACATTCCCAGGCAGACCGGCCGGGGACGCCTACAGATACTTTACAGAGGGTGACATTGTCTCAGCCAGGGCATATGCATCTGCATCCAGGATGGTCTCAGCAATAAATTTTTCCGTTGAGCTCTCTTTCCTTATCTGGTTTACAATGGGAACGGCAGGACGGTATCTTTCAGACTGGTGTGAAAAGGTGGCTGGCAGGTATACCCTGAGTATCCTTTTATACTTTTTTATTCTGTGGGTGATACTCCGTATCATCAATCTCCCATTTAGCCTCTACAGCGGCTATTTTCTTCAAAAACAGTGGGGATTTTCCACTCAAACCCTCATGTCATGGTGGATGGATTATATTAAAAGTGCAGCGCTGGACCTTGTCCTATCAGCTACAGGTGTCATACTGCTGTTCTTTGCAGTAAACAGATGGCCTGGCACATGGCATATCACAGCCTGGGCGTTTATATCCCTGTGGCTTGTGGTACAGACCTTTCTGTGGCCAATACTGGTTGAACCGTTGTTTAACAAGTTCGAGGCTGCAAAAGATCCACAAATAATTGCAATGGTAAAAGAACTGGCTGATAAGGCCGGAATACCCGTTAATCAGGTGCTTATAATGGATGCAAGCCGCAGAACAACTAAAGCCAATGCCTATTTTACCGGAATCGGCAGGATAAAGAGGATAGTCCTGTACGACACCCTTTTAAAAGACTATCCGGAAGATGAGGTGAGGGCTGTTATAGCTCATGAGATGGGCCACTGGAGGCAGGGGCATATCGTAAAGGGCCTCCTCGAGAGTTCACTGGGCATCCTGATTATGCTACTTATACTGCATACCTTTATGAAAATAGATATACATTTTAACGGCAGCTATCCACCTTACCTGTGGGCGTATCTAACCCTTTTCTTTGTGCTTGCCTCATACATTGCCAATCCAATATATAACTATGAGTCACGAAGAATGGAGACCGAGGCGGACAGGATATCAGTAATGTTGACAGAAGACCCGAATTCTGTCATAAAGCTGCAGGTAGACCTGGCAAAAAGAAACCTGTCTGATATGTCTCCACCATTGTTTATTGAATGGTTTGCGTACACCCATCCCAGTACAATGCACAGGATAGAAATGGTTGAGAAGATCAAGCCTCCTTCTGAATAA